Proteins from a genomic interval of Hydrogenophaga sp. PAMC20947:
- a CDS encoding thioredoxin fold domain-containing protein, whose protein sequence is MQARYLALPLAALLAISLSACSPEASTPSASASASIAQAQAYDAVAAAAKGFTAGALMGANPVYVLFDPQCPHCSHLWEASLPLHSKVKFIWAPVSLLGAKSLPQGAALLQAADPIEAMTAHEKSLLAGQGGMAASASVPAEIDEAIKANTRLLDSLGAQSVPFIVAKNTRTGQVVTKAGSMDTQALADLLGVSTN, encoded by the coding sequence ATGCAAGCCCGTTACCTCGCCCTGCCCCTGGCCGCTCTGCTCGCGATTTCACTGAGCGCCTGCTCGCCTGAGGCGTCAACCCCATCGGCCAGCGCGTCTGCGTCCATCGCGCAAGCCCAGGCCTACGACGCCGTGGCAGCGGCCGCCAAAGGCTTCACCGCAGGTGCGTTGATGGGCGCCAACCCCGTTTATGTGCTGTTCGATCCCCAGTGCCCCCATTGCAGCCACCTGTGGGAAGCCTCACTGCCGCTGCACAGCAAGGTGAAGTTCATCTGGGCCCCGGTGTCGTTGCTGGGCGCCAAGAGCCTGCCCCAGGGCGCCGCCCTGTTGCAGGCAGCCGACCCCATCGAAGCCATGACGGCACACGAAAAATCGTTGCTGGCTGGTCAAGGCGGCATGGCCGCTTCGGCCAGCGTGCCTGCAGAGATCGACGAAGCGATCAAGGCCAACACCCGCCTGCTGGACAGCCTGGGTGCTCAGTCGGTCCCGTTCATTGTGGCAAAGAACACCCGCACGGGTCAGGTGGTGACCAAGGCAGGCTCCATGGACACCCAGGCCCTGGCCGACCTGCTTGGCGTATCAACGAACTAA
- a CDS encoding nitronate monooxygenase family protein: MTAPLTNRVLAHTGARYPIIQAPMGWIARTQLASAVSRAGGLGIIETSSGETANCQAEITKMAALGLPFGVNLPIRFLKDDAMLRFVCESGVKFVTTSAGSPAKFIAPLKSAGITVYHAVPTVETALKCVDAGIDGLVVEGGEGGGFKNPEEVSTLVLLQAIRARVNVPMVAAGGIVDGRGMAAAFAVGAEAVQMGTRFVSCAESPVHENFKQAIVSAGDTSTWVLNKKSSPCIRALKSERTAAIHEAGVMPPDTFQGIQRVYFDGDMEAAPALAGQSVALIDRVKTAEEIISGMVEEFFQITQRLGQMGQSRSFT; the protein is encoded by the coding sequence ATGACCGCCCCCCTCACGAACCGCGTCCTCGCCCACACTGGTGCCCGTTACCCCATCATCCAGGCGCCCATGGGCTGGATCGCACGGACCCAGCTGGCCTCGGCCGTTTCGCGCGCAGGCGGTCTGGGCATCATTGAAACCTCGTCGGGCGAAACTGCGAACTGCCAGGCCGAAATCACCAAAATGGCCGCCCTGGGCCTGCCCTTTGGCGTCAACCTGCCGATCCGTTTTCTCAAAGACGACGCCATGCTGCGTTTCGTCTGTGAGTCGGGTGTGAAGTTCGTGACCACCTCGGCGGGCAGCCCGGCCAAGTTCATCGCACCGCTCAAAAGTGCCGGCATCACCGTGTACCACGCAGTGCCCACCGTGGAAACCGCACTCAAGTGCGTGGACGCCGGCATCGATGGGTTGGTGGTTGAAGGCGGCGAAGGCGGGGGATTCAAGAACCCGGAAGAAGTCTCCACTCTGGTGCTCCTGCAGGCCATCCGGGCGCGGGTGAATGTGCCCATGGTGGCCGCCGGCGGCATCGTGGACGGGCGCGGCATGGCCGCTGCCTTTGCAGTGGGCGCTGAGGCAGTGCAGATGGGCACCCGTTTTGTGAGCTGCGCGGAAAGCCCGGTGCATGAGAATTTCAAGCAGGCCATCGTGTCGGCTGGCGACACCAGTACCTGGGTGCTGAACAAAAAATCCAGCCCCTGCATCCGCGCCCTCAAATCCGAGCGCACCGCGGCCATCCACGAAGCCGGCGTGATGCCGCCCGATACCTTTCAGGGCATACAGCGCGTGTACTTTGATGGCGACATGGAGGCTGCGCCCGCCCTGGCTGGCCAGAGCGTGGCACTGATCGACCGTGTCAAAACAGCCGAAGAGATCATCTCGGGCATGGTGGAGGAGTTTTTCCAGATCACCCAGCGCCTGGGTCAGATGGGTCAATCCCGTTCGTTCACCTGA
- a CDS encoding RcnB family protein, translated as MFYRRLLATAVAATLGLSALPSFAEATGKHGNVIVIQPSQHDRRDNRSERREDRREARQDHRQDRRADRRDDRRDRREDRAERREDRRDDRNDRRYSRDHDRRAPAYYYSARGPEFRRGHHMPSALRSPQYVVVNYQRHHLKAPPRGHQWVQVGADYVLVAVATGLIAHILLSH; from the coding sequence ATGTTCTACCGACGCCTTCTCGCCACCGCTGTCGCCGCCACGCTCGGTCTGAGCGCCCTGCCTTCATTTGCCGAGGCGACCGGCAAGCACGGCAACGTCATCGTGATCCAGCCGTCCCAACACGACCGCCGGGACAACCGCTCGGAGCGGCGTGAGGATCGGCGCGAGGCACGGCAGGACCACCGGCAAGATCGCCGTGCAGACAGGCGCGACGATCGCCGGGACCGCAGGGAGGACCGCGCCGAGCGCCGGGAAGACCGCCGTGACGACCGCAACGACCGCCGCTACAGCCGAGATCACGACCGCAGGGCACCGGCCTACTACTACAGCGCCCGCGGCCCTGAATTCCGCCGCGGGCACCACATGCCCAGTGCGCTGCGAAGCCCGCAATACGTCGTGGTCAACTACCAACGTCACCACCTCAAAGCCCCTCCCCGTGGGCATCAATGGGTGCAGGTGGGCGCAGACTATGTGCTGGTGGCGGTGGCCACGGGCCTGATCGCCCACATCTTGCTGAGCCACTGA
- a CDS encoding TerB family tellurite resistance protein — MLQHLKDLFQTLLQPDGPTSAADTEHELQLATAVLLVEVMRAEPTLADVERRAILNALKTRFSLPPQEVSRLIEIALDTAKTAYDYQRFTGQLNDHFTQAQKIRVVETMWEVAYADAHLDAHEQHVISKVAGLLHVTHGEYIGAKLRAKETTLPEQSGGPPITSGNTSLPAAS, encoded by the coding sequence ATGCTCCAACACCTCAAAGACCTCTTTCAAACCCTGCTGCAACCCGATGGCCCCACCTCTGCGGCCGACACCGAGCACGAACTCCAGCTGGCCACCGCAGTGCTGCTGGTGGAAGTGATGCGCGCCGAACCCACCTTGGCCGATGTTGAACGGCGCGCGATCCTGAATGCGCTCAAGACCCGCTTCAGCCTGCCCCCCCAGGAGGTGAGCCGCCTGATCGAGATCGCCCTGGACACCGCCAAGACCGCTTACGACTACCAGCGCTTCACCGGGCAACTCAACGATCACTTCACACAAGCCCAAAAGATCCGTGTCGTGGAGACCATGTGGGAAGTAGCCTACGCCGACGCCCACCTCGACGCCCATGAGCAGCATGTGATCAGCAAAGTGGCCGGTCTGCTCCATGTGACCCACGGGGAATACATCGGTGCCAAATTGCGGGCCAAGGAAACGACACTGCCAGAGCAGAGCGGTGGCCCGCCCATTACAAGCGGCAACACTTCTTTGCCTGCAGCGTCCTGA
- a CDS encoding DUF6691 family protein has protein sequence MTWRQVIAVLVAGALFGFGLALSTMVKPEVVLSFLRFQDLGLALVMGGGVAVTLVGYQLVPRWLKQPLLGGRFQHHASHWNRDTVTGAAVFGVGWGLCGVCPGPAIAGLGTGNWSLLWALLGIAAGAGLQGFRTRA, from the coding sequence ATGACATGGCGCCAGGTCATCGCGGTTCTGGTTGCGGGAGCCTTGTTCGGGTTTGGGCTGGCGTTGTCCACGATGGTGAAGCCCGAAGTGGTGCTGAGCTTCCTGCGTTTTCAGGACCTGGGTCTGGCCTTGGTGATGGGTGGCGGTGTCGCGGTTACGCTGGTGGGCTACCAACTGGTGCCCCGCTGGCTAAAGCAGCCACTGCTCGGCGGCCGTTTTCAGCACCACGCGAGCCACTGGAATCGCGACACCGTGACCGGCGCCGCCGTGTTTGGTGTGGGCTGGGGTCTGTGTGGTGTCTGTCCAGGCCCAGCCATTGCGGGCCTGGGCACGGGCAACTGGAGCCTGCTGTGGGCGCTGCTCGGCATCGCTGCTGGAGCGGGCCTGCAGGGTTTTCGGACCCGCGCCTGA
- a CDS encoding YeeE/YedE thiosulfate transporter family protein, with amino-acid sequence MNELSLSLFPLGWQHYLLGGLAIGAGVSLLFVFTGWVGGMSSVFSSTWSYVSMHPYFQQARYTSTRDWRLVYAAGLVLGAALWWWLVSDGTPGSTEVPVWALLIGGFLVGFGARLGNGCTSGHGICGLGSVQWPSLLAVLTFMATAFITANLVAWGLS; translated from the coding sequence ATGAACGAACTCTCCCTTTCCCTCTTCCCACTGGGGTGGCAACACTACCTGCTGGGCGGCCTGGCCATTGGCGCCGGCGTGTCCTTGCTCTTTGTGTTCACCGGATGGGTGGGCGGCATGAGCTCGGTGTTTTCCAGCACCTGGTCGTATGTGTCGATGCACCCCTACTTTCAGCAAGCCCGCTACACCAGTACACGCGACTGGCGGCTCGTTTATGCGGCAGGCCTGGTCCTGGGCGCTGCGCTGTGGTGGTGGCTGGTGTCTGACGGCACACCCGGCAGCACCGAAGTGCCGGTGTGGGCGTTGCTGATCGGCGGGTTCCTCGTGGGCTTTGGCGCCCGCCTGGGCAATGGCTGTACCTCGGGCCACGGCATCTGTGGCCTGGGCTCGGTGCAATGGCCTTCGTTGCTGGCCGTGCTGACCTTCATGGCCACCGCCTTCATCACGGCCAACCTCGTCGCATGGGGCCTGTCATGA
- a CDS encoding lipopolysaccharide kinase InaA family protein, whose amino-acid sequence MHTLDQLRSGALAGAKRLDLSGGLTRLPDEVFDLADTLEVLNLSGNRLTDLPPHMGRLRKLKIVFGSNNLFEHLPESLGECEALQVVGFKATRIRSVSAAALPPALRWLILTDNALEHLPDALGERPALQKLMLAGNRLRALPEGLANANRLELLRLSANRFERLPGWLTQLPRLAWLALSGNPLGWQLAQAEPLQGVSWSELGVFERLGEGASGHIYRVELENGQSRALKLFKGAVTSDGLPEHEIAGSLAAGPHPALCTPVAELQGHPEGTPGMLLPLIPSTHTVLAGPPSMVSCTRDVYAAGFQLSATLALALARQVVGGLAHLHARGVMHGDFYAHNILWNADSGDALLSDMGAATVLPASPPTLRRDFLSLEVRAVGCLLEELVQHVPVDDSDATSLRLLSQAAEACLSLDPAVRPALADLVQPWGV is encoded by the coding sequence ATGCACACTCTGGATCAACTGCGCAGCGGCGCGCTCGCCGGCGCGAAACGGCTCGACCTGTCAGGTGGCTTGACCCGCCTGCCCGATGAGGTCTTTGATCTTGCGGACACGCTGGAGGTGCTCAACCTCAGCGGCAACCGGCTGACCGATCTCCCGCCCCACATGGGGCGCCTGCGCAAGCTGAAGATCGTCTTCGGCTCGAACAACCTGTTTGAACACCTGCCGGAATCGCTGGGCGAATGCGAAGCCCTGCAAGTGGTGGGCTTCAAAGCCACGCGCATTCGCAGCGTGAGCGCTGCGGCCTTGCCGCCGGCATTGCGCTGGCTGATCCTCACAGACAACGCCCTTGAGCACCTGCCCGATGCGTTGGGGGAGCGGCCCGCCCTGCAAAAGCTGATGCTGGCCGGCAACCGCCTGCGGGCGCTGCCCGAAGGCCTGGCCAATGCCAACCGCCTGGAGTTGCTCCGCCTGTCGGCCAACCGGTTCGAGCGCTTGCCGGGTTGGCTCACCCAGTTGCCCCGCCTGGCCTGGCTGGCGTTGTCCGGCAACCCCCTGGGCTGGCAGCTGGCGCAGGCTGAGCCGCTGCAGGGCGTGTCTTGGTCGGAACTCGGCGTGTTTGAACGCCTGGGTGAGGGTGCTTCTGGCCATATTTACCGGGTGGAGCTTGAGAATGGCCAGAGTCGCGCACTGAAGCTGTTCAAAGGCGCTGTCACCAGCGACGGGTTGCCGGAACACGAGATCGCCGGATCCCTCGCCGCTGGCCCGCATCCGGCTTTGTGTACGCCCGTGGCTGAGTTGCAGGGCCATCCCGAAGGCACACCCGGCATGTTGTTGCCCCTGATCCCCTCGACGCACACTGTGCTGGCCGGGCCGCCCAGCATGGTTTCCTGCACCCGCGACGTTTACGCCGCGGGTTTCCAGCTGTCGGCGACGCTGGCACTGGCGCTGGCACGCCAGGTCGTGGGTGGGCTGGCCCATTTGCACGCCCGCGGGGTCATGCATGGCGATTTCTATGCGCACAATATCCTATGGAATGCTGACTCGGGCGACGCGTTGCTGAGCGACATGGGCGCCGCCACCGTGCTGCCGGCCTCACCACCCACGCTGCGCCGTGATTTTTTGTCGCTGGAGGTGCGCGCGGTGGGTTGCTTGCTGGAGGAACTGGTGCAGCATGTACCGGTTGATGATTCGGACGCCACCAGCTTGCGCCTGTTGTCGCAGGCGGCTGAAGCCTGCCTTTCGCTGGATCCTGCTGTGCGGCCCGCGCTGGCCGATCTGGTGCAACCCTGGGGTGTTTGA
- a CDS encoding SOS response-associated peptidase family protein: MCTNYTPATPRQLIALGDWAAGVLPEGSWPEETYPGYLAPVVVQGTPGGPQSASACDIRLARFGLIPRWCRDAAHAAMVGRGTYNARTETVTDKPSFRSPWLERRFALVPMQHYFEPCWETGRSVRWRIARADGEPFLVAALHELWTDPLSQEHTHSFTLLTRNADTHPVLQRMHRPADEKRQVCIVSSQDAHDWLDSPADRALPWLMQRDGPELTGTPAPLREDPQAVLPF; encoded by the coding sequence ATGTGCACCAATTACACCCCCGCCACGCCCCGGCAGTTGATCGCTTTGGGCGACTGGGCGGCTGGCGTGTTGCCCGAAGGATCGTGGCCCGAGGAAACCTATCCTGGTTACCTGGCGCCTGTCGTTGTGCAAGGGACGCCTGGCGGACCGCAGTCCGCCTCAGCGTGCGACATCCGGCTGGCCCGTTTCGGATTGATTCCACGCTGGTGTCGGGACGCCGCTCACGCGGCAATGGTGGGGCGCGGGACCTACAACGCACGCACCGAAACCGTGACCGATAAACCCAGTTTTCGCAGCCCCTGGCTGGAGCGGCGATTTGCGCTGGTGCCCATGCAGCACTATTTTGAACCGTGCTGGGAGACGGGCCGATCGGTGCGCTGGCGCATTGCGCGGGCCGATGGCGAGCCCTTTTTGGTTGCGGCTTTGCATGAGCTCTGGACAGACCCCCTGAGCCAGGAGCACACCCACAGTTTTACCCTGCTGACCCGCAATGCCGATACCCACCCTGTGCTCCAGCGCATGCACCGCCCCGCCGACGAAAAACGGCAGGTGTGCATCGTGTCGAGCCAGGACGCCCACGACTGGCTGGATTCGCCGGCAGATCGCGCCTTGCCTTGGTTGATGCAGCGCGATGGGCCGGAGCTGACCGGTACGCCGGCACCGTTGCGCGAAGACCCTCAGGCGGTCTTGCCTTTTTGA